One genomic region from Anguilla rostrata isolate EN2019 chromosome 2, ASM1855537v3, whole genome shotgun sequence encodes:
- the LOC135249130 gene encoding PDZ domain-containing protein GIPC1-like isoform X1 has product MPLGLGRRKKATPLVENEEAEPVRAGLTVAGLEGGAGDVDSLQGLPPPPANLRPRLVFHTQLAHGSPTGRIEGFSNVRELYAKIGQAFGIPPTEVMFCTLNTHKVDMEKLLGGQIGLEDFIFAHVKGQRKEVDVFKGEDALGLTITDNGAGYAFIKRIREGSIIDRIQVINVGDMIESINGHVLIGCRHYEVAKMLKELPKGRDFCLKLVEPLKAFDMIGQRGAGRSASGVQMGTGRGTLRLRAKGPATVQELVRARTHRVSTVQELVRARTHRVSTVQGKGPYSQSQHCAGTGPVLTESALCRSCHLHLRRRPLKRWMTCWRITWESGTAN; this is encoded by the exons aTGCCTCTGGGCCTGGGCCGCAGGAAGAAGGCTACTCCACTGGTGGAGAatgaggaggcggagcctgtgcGGGCGGGGCTGACTGTGGCCGGgctggagggcggggcaggtgaTGTGGACTCGCTGCAAggcctgcccccgccccccgccaatCTGCGGCCACGCCTGGTCTTCCACACACAGCTGGCACATGGCAGCCCCACCGGCCGCATCGAGGGCTTCAGCAACGTGCGCGAGCTCTACGCCAAGATCGGCCAGGCTTTCGGCATCCCGCCAACAGAG GTGATGTTCTGTACGCTGAATACCCATAAGGTGGACATGGAGAAGCTGCTGGGGGGGCAGATTGGGCTGGAGGACTTCATCTTTGCCCATGTGAAGGGGCAGAGGAAGGAAGTGGATGTGTTTAAGGGTGAGGACGCGCTCGGGCTGACCATCACCGACAACGGAGCCGGATACGCCTTCATCAAA AGAATACGAGAAGGAAGCATAATAGACAGAATCCAGGTAATAAATGTAGGGGACATGATCGAATCCATCAACGGGcacgttctgattggctgccggcACTACGAGGTTGCCAAGATGCTGAAGGAGCTGCCCAAGGGGCGGGACTTCTGCCTCAAGCTGGTGGAGCCGTTGAAGGCCTttg atatGATCGGTCAGCGTGGGGCGGGGCGCTCAGCCTCTGGGGTCCAGATGGGGACAGGAAGAGGGACGCTACGCCTGCGGGCCAAAGGCCCCGCCACTGTGCAGGAGCTGGTAAGGGCCCGTACTCACAGAGTCAGCACTGTGCAGGAACTGGTAAGGGCCCGTACTCACAGAGTCAGCACTGTGCAGGGTAAGGGCCCGTACTCACAGAGTCAGCACTGTGCAGGAACTG GGCCCGTACTCACAGAGTCAGCACTGTGCAGGAGCTG CCATCTGCATTTGAGGAGAAGGCCATTGAAAAGGTGGATGACCTGCTGGAGAATTACATGGGAATCCGGGACAGCGAACtag
- the LOC135249130 gene encoding PDZ domain-containing protein GIPC1-like isoform X3: MPLGLGRRKKATPLVENEEAEPVRAGLTVAGLEGGAGDVDSLQGLPPPPANLRPRLVFHTQLAHGSPTGRIEGFSNVRELYAKIGQAFGIPPTEVMFCTLNTHKVDMEKLLGGQIGLEDFIFAHVKGQRKEVDVFKGEDALGLTITDNGAGYAFIKRIREGSIIDRIQVINVGDMIESINGHVLIGCRHYEVAKMLKELPKGRDFCLKLVEPLKAFDMIGQRGAGRSASGVQMGTGRGTLRLRAKGPATVQELVRARTHRVSTVQELVRARTHRVSTVQGKGPYSQSQHCAGTGPVLTESALCRSW, translated from the exons aTGCCTCTGGGCCTGGGCCGCAGGAAGAAGGCTACTCCACTGGTGGAGAatgaggaggcggagcctgtgcGGGCGGGGCTGACTGTGGCCGGgctggagggcggggcaggtgaTGTGGACTCGCTGCAAggcctgcccccgccccccgccaatCTGCGGCCACGCCTGGTCTTCCACACACAGCTGGCACATGGCAGCCCCACCGGCCGCATCGAGGGCTTCAGCAACGTGCGCGAGCTCTACGCCAAGATCGGCCAGGCTTTCGGCATCCCGCCAACAGAG GTGATGTTCTGTACGCTGAATACCCATAAGGTGGACATGGAGAAGCTGCTGGGGGGGCAGATTGGGCTGGAGGACTTCATCTTTGCCCATGTGAAGGGGCAGAGGAAGGAAGTGGATGTGTTTAAGGGTGAGGACGCGCTCGGGCTGACCATCACCGACAACGGAGCCGGATACGCCTTCATCAAA AGAATACGAGAAGGAAGCATAATAGACAGAATCCAGGTAATAAATGTAGGGGACATGATCGAATCCATCAACGGGcacgttctgattggctgccggcACTACGAGGTTGCCAAGATGCTGAAGGAGCTGCCCAAGGGGCGGGACTTCTGCCTCAAGCTGGTGGAGCCGTTGAAGGCCTttg atatGATCGGTCAGCGTGGGGCGGGGCGCTCAGCCTCTGGGGTCCAGATGGGGACAGGAAGAGGGACGCTACGCCTGCGGGCCAAAGGCCCCGCCACTGTGCAGGAGCTGGTAAGGGCCCGTACTCACAGAGTCAGCACTGTGCAGGAACTGGTAAGGGCCCGTACTCACAGAGTCAGCACTGTGCAGGGTAAGGGCCCGTACTCACAGAGTCAGCACTGTGCAGGAACTG GGCCCGTACTCACAGAGTCAGCACTGTGCAGGAGCTGGTAA
- the LOC135249130 gene encoding PDZ domain-containing protein GIPC1-like isoform X2 translates to MPLGLGRRKKATPLVENEEAEPVRAGLTVAGLEGGAGDVDSLQGLPPPPANLRPRLVFHTQLAHGSPTGRIEGFSNVRELYAKIGQAFGIPPTEVMFCTLNTHKVDMEKLLGGQIGLEDFIFAHVKGQRKEVDVFKGEDALGLTITDNGAGYAFIKRIREGSIIDRIQVINVGDMIESINGHVLIGCRHYEVAKMLKELPKGRDFCLKLVEPLKAFDMIGQRGAGRSASGVQMGTGRGTLRLRAKGPATVQELPSAFEEKAIEKVDDLLENYMGIRDSELAASMVELGRDKRNPDEFAEALDESLGDFAFPDEFVFDVWGAIGDAKVGRV, encoded by the exons aTGCCTCTGGGCCTGGGCCGCAGGAAGAAGGCTACTCCACTGGTGGAGAatgaggaggcggagcctgtgcGGGCGGGGCTGACTGTGGCCGGgctggagggcggggcaggtgaTGTGGACTCGCTGCAAggcctgcccccgccccccgccaatCTGCGGCCACGCCTGGTCTTCCACACACAGCTGGCACATGGCAGCCCCACCGGCCGCATCGAGGGCTTCAGCAACGTGCGCGAGCTCTACGCCAAGATCGGCCAGGCTTTCGGCATCCCGCCAACAGAG GTGATGTTCTGTACGCTGAATACCCATAAGGTGGACATGGAGAAGCTGCTGGGGGGGCAGATTGGGCTGGAGGACTTCATCTTTGCCCATGTGAAGGGGCAGAGGAAGGAAGTGGATGTGTTTAAGGGTGAGGACGCGCTCGGGCTGACCATCACCGACAACGGAGCCGGATACGCCTTCATCAAA AGAATACGAGAAGGAAGCATAATAGACAGAATCCAGGTAATAAATGTAGGGGACATGATCGAATCCATCAACGGGcacgttctgattggctgccggcACTACGAGGTTGCCAAGATGCTGAAGGAGCTGCCCAAGGGGCGGGACTTCTGCCTCAAGCTGGTGGAGCCGTTGAAGGCCTttg atatGATCGGTCAGCGTGGGGCGGGGCGCTCAGCCTCTGGGGTCCAGATGGGGACAGGAAGAGGGACGCTACGCCTGCGGGCCAAAGGCCCCGCCACTGTGCAGGAGCTG CCATCTGCATTTGAGGAGAAGGCCATTGAAAAGGTGGATGACCTGCTGGAGAATTACATGGGAATCCGGGACAGCGAACtag CTGCCTCCATGGTGGAGCTGGGGAGAGACAAGCGGAACCCAGATGAGTTTGCCGAGGCTCTGGATGAGTCGCTTGGCGACTTTGCTTTCCCCGACGAGTTTGTGTTTGACGTCTGGGGTGCCATTGGTGACGCCAAGGTGGGACGCGTGTGA
- the LOC135249542 gene encoding beta-1,3-galactosyltransferase 1-like: protein MLLCVGLLLMSYVSSDPWSATVQGRAWWCWRVGEGMASASSFSYWSNTACTTPNTTRTAPNTTRATPNATHTAPNTTRTTPNTTCTAPNTTHATPNTTRTTPNITRATPNTTRTALNTTRTTPNTITPLMGAVPHLTQPTPWKPPGPFEVVYPHLYHFILDQPDKCQGLDPFLVLMVPVAPWNREARDAVRATWGNQSLVSGVTIRRLFILGLADRTGLQEELFRESSEHHDLLQGDFLDSYRNLTIKTMLMMEWLVAHCPNAAYAAKVDTDMFLNVKLLIRLLDPHASRPKHNYITGAIITGGVVRRDKGSRWYMPPEVYPNPTYPLYISGNAYAFSMDLPGKILEASRVVKPIYLEDVYLGMCLEHLGLEPTPLPDPGLFHLWPLPYSRCHYTNIVSVTGMKPHQLLLYWADFHKAGPPCPHNPQTPP, encoded by the coding sequence ATGCTGCTGTGCGTGGGGCTCCTGCTGATGAGCTATGTCAGCTCAGACCCCTGGAGTGCCACTGTGCAGGGCAGGGCCTGGTGGTGCTGGAGGGTGGGTGAAGGCATGGCCTCTGCTTCCTCTTTCAGCTACTGGAGCAACACTGCCTGTACTACACCCAACACCACCCGCActgcacccaacaccacccGTGCTACACCCAACGCCACCCACACAGCACCCAACACCACCCGCACTACACCAAACACCACCTGCActgcacccaacaccacccaTGCTACACCCAACACCACCCGCACTACACCCAACATCACCCGTGCTACACCCAACACCACCCGCACTGCACTCAACACCACTCGCACTACACCCAACACGATTACACCCTTGATGGGTGCAGTCCCCCACCTCACCCAGCCCACACCCTGGAAGCCGCCAGGCCCGTTTGAGGTTGTATACCCTCACCTGTATCACTTTATCCTGGACCAGCCAGATAAGTGCCAGGGCCTGGACCCCTTCCTGGTGCTGATGGTGCCGGTGGCACCCTGGAACAGAGAAGCACGGGATGCAGTCCGCGCTACCTGGGGGAACCAGAGCCTGGTGTCGGGTGTGACCATCCGCCGGCTCTTCATTCTGGGGCTAGCGGACAGGACGGGGCTCCAAGAGGAGCTTTTCCGAGAGAGCTCTGAGCACCACGACCTGCTGCAGGGTGACTTCCTGGACAGCTACCGCAACCTGACCATCAAGACCATGCTGATGATGGAGTGGCTGGTGGCCCACTGCCCAAATGCAGCCTATGCCGCCAAGGTAGACACAGACATGTTCCTCAATGTGAAGCTCCTTATCCGCCTTCTGGACCCACATGCCTCCCGGCCCAAACATAACTACATCACCGGCGCCATTATCACCGGTGGTGTGGTCCGCCGCGACAAGGGCTCCAGATGGTACATGCCCCCAGAAGTGTACCCCAACCCCACATACCCACTGTACATCTCGGGGAATGCCTACGCCTTTTCCATGGACCTTCCTGGAAAAATTCTGGAAGCTTCCAGAGTGGTGAAACCCATCTACCTGGAGGACGTATACCTGGGCATGTGCCTGGAGCACCTGGGACTGGAACCCACACCCCTGCCGGACCCGGGGCTGTTCCACCTGTGGCCCCTCCCCTACAGCCGCTGCCATTACACCAACATCGTCTCAGTTACTGGGATGAAGCctcaccagctgcttctgtaCTGGGCCGACTTCCACAAAGCAGGGCCACCCTGCCCCCACAACCCACAGACACCCCcataa